From Nitrobacter sp. NHB1, a single genomic window includes:
- a CDS encoding PRC-barrel domain-containing protein codes for MAFEAKETINLIASDKVEGTAVYDAEDKKIGTIARLMIEKTSGQVVYAVVGFGGFLGIGDDHYPLPWHSLTYDTGLGGYLTSVTTDQLKGAPKYDTESNWSWSDPARSKAVDDYYPFVSPEQKNLSGFKRASEQRT; via the coding sequence ATGGCCTTCGAAGCGAAAGAAACCATCAACTTGATCGCTAGCGATAAAGTCGAGGGGACGGCTGTTTATGATGCCGAGGACAAGAAGATCGGTACAATCGCGCGCCTCATGATTGAAAAGACCAGCGGGCAAGTTGTCTACGCCGTAGTGGGTTTCGGCGGATTTCTTGGCATCGGGGACGACCATTACCCGCTGCCTTGGCACTCCCTGACATACGATACCGGGCTTGGCGGCTACCTGACCAGCGTAACCACGGATCAGCTGAAAGGAGCCCCGAAGTATGATACCGAAAGCAATTGGAGCTGGTCGGATCCAGCCCGCAGCAAGGCCGTCGATGACTACTACCCTTTTGTAAGTCCGGAGCAGAAGAATCTGTCCGGTTTCAAACGCGCAAGTGAACAGCGAACTTGA
- a CDS encoding peptidoglycan-binding domain-containing protein yields MTSRMNRRLLVTAVSVLASVSLASAQGLSGGGAASEKGTSVGQAGGGISQSATGASHGEGMRQDHKAEPREAGRAPAPGQTTVADQTQTRTHLTAQQQTTLQQSVLHADNAPRVNVNSINFQVHTGVAVPSDVEVASVSTYPALIDAFPAYRDDSFFVVEDEVVFVDRDRHIVDVVPAGPRTRFSGGSVAVDLSPGDIRVVQRVLIERGLLHGRADGILGPKTRNAISAFQRQQGIQVTGSIDARTVSSLGVSGRLSQQANQSIGQSQSSQTGAPTSTIGQGQAGAEQVRTGQPQPSLQNATGQAPDQTTGHAANSPAQQNQPPPTTGQGQAGTGQAPTGQPQPNQQNATGQAPNRTTGQAASSPAQQNQPSTTTGQSMVPNQSNTTRQAAPRPQSEIKPTTTEYAPSDTISLTFTDAAIGFILLALGAFIIMPAV; encoded by the coding sequence ATGACGAGCCGAATGAACCGCAGGCTCTTGGTTACGGCGGTATCGGTGCTCGCAAGCGTGAGCCTTGCGTCCGCGCAAGGTTTGAGCGGCGGCGGCGCGGCCAGCGAAAAGGGAACATCCGTCGGCCAAGCGGGAGGCGGAATATCGCAGAGCGCAACCGGCGCTTCGCACGGTGAAGGGATGAGGCAGGACCACAAGGCGGAACCTCGGGAAGCCGGCCGGGCGCCTGCGCCGGGCCAGACCACGGTCGCCGACCAGACCCAGACCCGCACTCACTTGACGGCGCAGCAGCAGACAACGCTCCAGCAGTCGGTGCTTCACGCAGACAATGCCCCGCGCGTCAACGTGAACTCCATCAACTTCCAGGTTCACACCGGCGTAGCGGTGCCGTCCGACGTGGAGGTCGCATCTGTCTCGACCTATCCGGCCCTGATTGATGCCTTCCCTGCCTACCGCGACGACAGCTTCTTCGTTGTGGAGGATGAAGTCGTGTTCGTCGACCGTGATCGACATATCGTCGATGTAGTTCCGGCCGGACCGCGGACACGTTTCAGCGGCGGCAGCGTCGCGGTCGATCTCTCCCCGGGCGACATTCGCGTCGTGCAACGCGTATTGATCGAGCGCGGTCTTCTGCATGGTAGAGCCGACGGTATCCTGGGTCCAAAGACTCGCAATGCCATCAGCGCCTTCCAGCGACAGCAGGGCATTCAGGTGACCGGTAGCATCGACGCCCGCACGGTTTCATCGCTTGGCGTGTCCGGTCGGCTAAGCCAGCAGGCGAACCAGAGCATCGGCCAATCGCAGTCCTCGCAAACAGGCGCTCCAACCTCAACGATCGGCCAGGGACAAGCCGGCGCTGAACAGGTCCGGACCGGCCAGCCGCAGCCGAGCCTGCAGAACGCAACGGGCCAAGCTCCCGACCAGACCACCGGTCATGCGGCGAACTCCCCTGCGCAGCAGAACCAGCCGCCGCCGACGACGGGCCAGGGACAAGCCGGAACTGGACAGGCCCCGACCGGCCAGCCGCAGCCGAACCAGCAGAACGCAACGGGCCAAGCCCCCAACCGGACCACCGGCCAGGCGGCGAGTTCCCCTGCGCAGCAGAACCAGCCGTCGACGACGACGGGCCAAAGCATGGTCCCAAATCAATCGAATACGACGAGACAAGCTGCCCCGCGGCCGCAGAGCGAAATTAAGCCGACAACGACCGAGTATGCGCCCTCTGACACAATCTCTCTGACATTCACCGATGCCGCCATCGGCTTCATACTGCTGGCGCTGGGCGCGTTCATCATCATGCCGGCCGTTTAG
- a CDS encoding amylo-alpha-1,6-glucosidase has product MSFKVQVGPAQIAIHQGQTVLVTEPDGQINWPSKRGLYFRDTRVISAWGIYANGECWELLNGGGAAPHVARIFLTNRGLVTKDGSIAARTLGLVIGRHIDGGLHEDLDITNNSQKPVRFNLEIAIRADFADVFEVKGDNIVRRGRIVTSWSAKRGILRITYRNKDFCREVMVRTGEGEGEPAVNTNGRLSFDVILKAGQAWHRCLIYDLVDGTKHIRAPRKCSHSGTTSDHAGNMDKWRRTVLKIDTSNEEFYRCFSQGVQDMAALRLPLKDTDHMVFVPAAGLPWFVALFGRDTLIVSLQAMIVYPEFAAGTLEILAQYQATQCDDYRDAEPGKILHELRYGELAHFKLIPHTPYYGTADATPLYLIALHGAWRATGDRALIERHLPNAEACLTWIDKYGDRDGDGFQEYQTRSPAGYENMAWKDSGDAVMYPDGTLVRGPKALCELQGYVYDAWLRMAEIYDELENKRRADALRKKAAVLFRKFNEVFWDEQSQFYAYALDGNKKKVMSVASNIGQCLWSGIIAPERAGIVVKRLMRKDMWSGWGIRTLSSDHSSFNPYNYQTGAVWPHDNSLIALGMRRYGFAAEAAAVARDISVAASHFLLNQLPELYAGLQRDPTSFPVQYLGANVPQAWAAGAPFMLLQAMLGLQQDAPRGKLYADPALPDWLPDVTLTDLRLGRRRFNIRFWRDGKNTVFKVLKGNPKAVERSSTCGCWARPNETPGKSRGAA; this is encoded by the coding sequence ATGTCATTCAAGGTTCAGGTAGGCCCGGCGCAGATCGCCATTCATCAGGGGCAGACAGTGCTGGTGACCGAGCCGGATGGACAGATAAACTGGCCCAGCAAGCGCGGATTGTATTTCCGCGACACCAGGGTCATCAGTGCTTGGGGAATCTATGCCAACGGCGAGTGCTGGGAACTGTTGAACGGCGGCGGCGCTGCGCCGCACGTGGCACGTATTTTCCTTACCAATCGCGGCTTAGTGACAAAAGACGGGTCGATCGCGGCGCGGACGCTTGGTCTTGTGATCGGCCGCCATATCGATGGCGGCCTGCACGAAGATCTCGACATCACCAACAACAGTCAGAAGCCGGTTCGTTTCAACCTCGAGATCGCAATCCGGGCTGATTTCGCCGACGTCTTCGAGGTGAAGGGCGACAATATCGTACGCCGCGGCCGCATCGTCACCTCCTGGTCGGCGAAGCGAGGGATCCTTCGCATCACCTACCGCAACAAGGACTTTTGCCGCGAAGTCATGGTCCGCACTGGCGAGGGAGAAGGCGAGCCGGCGGTGAATACCAACGGGCGCCTGAGCTTCGATGTCATTCTGAAAGCCGGGCAAGCCTGGCATCGCTGCCTGATCTACGACTTGGTGGACGGCACGAAACACATCCGGGCGCCGCGGAAATGCAGCCATTCCGGCACGACATCGGACCATGCCGGAAACATGGACAAATGGCGGCGGACGGTTCTGAAAATCGACACCAGCAACGAGGAATTCTACCGTTGTTTCAGTCAAGGCGTGCAGGACATGGCCGCCTTGCGCTTACCACTAAAAGACACGGATCACATGGTGTTCGTTCCCGCTGCCGGGTTGCCATGGTTCGTGGCGCTGTTCGGCCGCGACACCCTTATAGTCTCGCTGCAGGCGATGATCGTCTATCCGGAATTCGCCGCCGGGACGCTAGAGATTCTGGCGCAATATCAAGCGACGCAGTGCGACGACTACCGCGACGCCGAGCCGGGCAAAATCCTGCACGAGCTTCGTTATGGCGAACTCGCGCATTTCAAGTTGATCCCGCACACGCCGTACTACGGCACGGCGGACGCAACGCCCCTCTATCTGATCGCGCTGCATGGAGCGTGGCGAGCCACCGGCGACCGCGCGCTGATCGAGCGGCACCTGCCAAATGCCGAAGCCTGCCTGACCTGGATCGACAAATACGGTGATCGCGACGGCGATGGTTTTCAAGAATATCAGACACGCTCGCCAGCCGGCTACGAGAACATGGCTTGGAAGGATTCCGGCGACGCGGTGATGTATCCCGACGGCACGCTGGTGCGCGGGCCGAAGGCCCTGTGTGAGTTGCAGGGCTACGTCTACGATGCGTGGCTGCGCATGGCCGAGATCTACGACGAACTGGAGAACAAGCGGCGTGCCGACGCGCTACGCAAGAAGGCGGCAGTGCTGTTCAGGAAATTCAACGAGGTATTTTGGGACGAGCAATCTCAATTCTACGCCTACGCACTGGACGGCAACAAGAAAAAGGTGATGTCAGTGGCATCGAATATCGGGCAGTGCCTGTGGTCTGGCATCATCGCGCCCGAACGAGCCGGCATCGTGGTGAAGCGGCTGATGCGAAAGGATATGTGGAGCGGTTGGGGTATCCGGACGCTGTCGTCGGATCATAGCTCGTTCAACCCTTACAATTATCAGACCGGCGCGGTATGGCCGCATGACAACTCCCTGATCGCATTGGGTATGCGGCGCTATGGTTTTGCCGCCGAGGCCGCCGCGGTTGCGCGCGACATCAGCGTCGCTGCGAGCCATTTCCTGCTGAACCAATTGCCTGAGCTATATGCCGGGCTGCAGCGCGACCCCACGAGCTTCCCCGTGCAGTATCTCGGCGCCAACGTGCCGCAGGCTTGGGCGGCGGGAGCCCCCTTCATGCTGCTGCAGGCCATGCTGGGCCTGCAACAGGATGCGCCACGCGGCAAGCTGTACGCCGACCCTGCCTTGCCTGATTGGTTGCCGGACGTGACGCTCACCGATCTGCGGCTGGGCCGGCGCCGCTTCAACATCCGTTTCTGGCGGGACGGCAAGAACACGGTCTTCAAGGTATTGAAGGGCAATCCAAAAGCGGTAGAGCGCTCCAGTACATGTGGATGCTGGGCCAGGCCCAACGAAACACCGGGGAAAAGCCGGGGCGCCGCGTAG
- a CDS encoding [protein-PII] uridylyltransferase, with translation MDLATTNDAAGAGDGFDTARITGDIDALAEKHAGHEDVFRAAVSRFLKAELAKVRDAAQAKLLRDRHGRRCAERLCFVQDEIIRLSFSAATRHLYHSPIPSDGERMAVVATGGYGRGLMAPESDIDLLFILPYKQTAWGEQVAEAILYCLWDMGLTVGHATRSVDESIRQARRDMTVRTGILETRFLAGDRALYDELVTRFDTEVVQGTAAEFVAAKLAEREERHRRAGQSRYLVEPNVKDGKGGLRDLHTLFWIAKYVYRVHESRELLECGVFDAREYRTFRRCADFLWSVRCNLHFATGRAEERLSFDLQREIAVRLGYTSHPGMQDVERFMKHYFLTAKDVGDLTAILCAKLEDQQAKPAPVLSRMMSRRRPGTELRRVPDGDDFMIDNNRINLAAPDVFKRDPVNLIRMFRLAQKNNLAFHPDALRTVTRSRRLINAQLRENPEANRLFMEILTSNDAETVLRRMNETGVLGHFIRAFGKIVSMMQFNMYHHYTVDEHLIRCIGILQDIERGGNDELALASELMRKIRPEHRPVIYITTLLHDIAKGRPEDHSIAGARVARRLCPRLGFNPSDTELIAWLIEQHLTMSKVAQSRDLSDRKTIENFAAVVQSVEQMKLLAILTAADIRGVGPGVWNGWKAQLLRTLYYETEPVLTGGFSEVNRVQRIAEAQAEFRAAFPEWPEREFNAYVARHYPAYWLKVDLAHKIRHARFLRASEQSGRKLNINVGFDEARGVTELTILAADHPWLLSIIAGACASAGANIVDAQIYTTTDGQALDTIAISREYDRDEDEARRAARIGEIIRQVLEGRLRLPDVVARRAAGKTRLRPFVVEPKVTVNNQWSDRHTMIEVSGLDRPGLLFQLTAAISKLNLNIASAHVATFGERARDVFYVTDLLGARITAPTRQAAIKRALVHLLANGGAAEQSVV, from the coding sequence ATGGATCTCGCAACGACAAATGACGCGGCCGGAGCCGGCGACGGCTTCGATACCGCCAGGATCACCGGCGACATCGATGCGCTGGCCGAGAAGCACGCCGGGCACGAGGACGTCTTCCGCGCCGCGGTGTCCCGGTTTTTGAAGGCCGAGCTTGCGAAGGTGCGCGATGCGGCGCAGGCGAAGCTTTTGCGCGACCGCCACGGGCGGCGCTGCGCCGAACGGCTTTGTTTCGTCCAGGACGAAATCATCCGCCTGTCGTTTTCGGCCGCGACCCGTCATCTCTATCATTCCCCGATCCCCTCCGACGGCGAGCGCATGGCCGTGGTGGCGACCGGCGGCTACGGCCGCGGTCTGATGGCGCCGGAATCCGATATCGATCTGCTGTTCATTCTGCCGTACAAGCAGACCGCGTGGGGCGAACAGGTCGCCGAGGCTATCCTGTATTGCCTGTGGGACATGGGGCTGACCGTCGGCCACGCGACGCGCTCGGTCGACGAATCGATCCGGCAGGCGCGCCGCGACATGACCGTCCGCACCGGGATTCTGGAAACCCGGTTCCTCGCCGGCGACCGCGCGCTTTACGACGAACTGGTTACCCGGTTCGACACGGAGGTGGTGCAGGGAACGGCAGCAGAATTCGTCGCCGCCAAGCTTGCCGAGCGCGAGGAACGCCATCGCCGCGCCGGCCAGTCGCGCTATCTGGTCGAGCCCAACGTCAAGGACGGCAAGGGGGGATTGCGCGACCTGCACACGCTGTTCTGGATCGCGAAGTATGTCTACCGGGTCCATGAAAGCCGCGAGTTGCTGGAGTGCGGGGTGTTCGATGCCCGCGAGTACCGGACCTTCCGCCGCTGCGCCGATTTCCTGTGGTCGGTCCGCTGCAACCTGCACTTCGCGACAGGGAGGGCCGAGGAACGGCTGTCGTTCGACTTGCAGCGCGAGATCGCGGTGCGGCTTGGATATACGTCTCATCCCGGGATGCAGGATGTCGAGCGCTTCATGAAGCACTACTTCCTGACCGCCAAGGATGTCGGCGACCTCACAGCGATTCTTTGCGCCAAGCTCGAAGACCAGCAGGCCAAGCCGGCACCGGTTCTCAGCCGCATGATGTCGAGACGACGGCCCGGCACGGAGCTGCGGCGGGTTCCAGACGGCGACGACTTCATGATCGACAACAACCGCATCAATCTCGCCGCGCCCGACGTCTTCAAGCGCGATCCCGTCAACCTGATCCGCATGTTCCGTCTCGCGCAGAAGAACAACCTGGCCTTCCATCCGGACGCCTTGCGGACCGTGACGCGGTCGCGGCGGCTGATTAACGCGCAGCTTCGCGAAAATCCGGAAGCCAACCGGCTGTTCATGGAAATCCTGACGTCGAACGACGCGGAAACAGTGCTGCGCCGGATGAACGAGACCGGGGTGCTCGGTCATTTCATCCGCGCCTTCGGCAAGATCGTTTCGATGATGCAGTTCAACATGTACCATCACTACACGGTGGACGAGCATCTGATCCGCTGCATCGGCATCCTTCAGGACATCGAGCGTGGCGGCAACGACGAACTCGCTCTCGCCAGCGAGCTGATGCGCAAGATCCGCCCCGAACACCGGCCCGTCATTTACATCACGACCCTGCTTCACGACATCGCAAAGGGCCGGCCCGAGGATCATTCGATCGCGGGCGCCAGGGTGGCGCGCAGGTTGTGCCCGCGCCTCGGCTTCAACCCATCCGACACCGAACTGATCGCATGGCTGATCGAACAGCATCTGACGATGTCCAAAGTGGCTCAGTCGCGCGACCTCTCCGACCGCAAGACCATCGAGAATTTCGCGGCCGTGGTGCAGTCGGTCGAGCAGATGAAGCTCTTGGCGATCCTGACCGCCGCCGACATCCGTGGCGTCGGCCCCGGCGTCTGGAACGGCTGGAAGGCGCAACTGCTGCGCACACTTTATTATGAGACGGAACCGGTGCTGACGGGCGGCTTCTCCGAGGTCAATCGCGTCCAGCGCATCGCGGAGGCCCAGGCCGAGTTCCGCGCTGCCTTCCCCGAATGGCCCGAACGGGAATTCAATGCCTATGTTGCGCGGCATTATCCGGCCTACTGGCTCAAGGTCGATCTCGCGCACAAGATCAGGCATGCGCGTTTCCTGCGCGCCAGCGAGCAGAGCGGCCGGAAGCTCAACATCAACGTCGGCTTCGACGAGGCGCGCGGCGTCACCGAGCTGACGATCCTTGCCGCCGACCATCCCTGGCTGCTGTCGATCATCGCCGGAGCGTGCGCGTCGGCCGGTGCCAACATCGTCGATGCGCAGATCTATACGACCACCGACGGGCAGGCGCTCGACACCATCGCGATCTCCCGCGAATACGACCGCGACGAGGACGAGGCTCGGCGCGCCGCCCGCATCGGCGAGATCATCCGGCAGGTGCTGGAGGGCCGTCTGCGCCTGCCCGACGTGGTGGCGCGCCGCGCCGCCGGAAAGACCAGGCTGCGGCCGTTCGTGGTCGAACCCAAGGTCACTGTCAACAATCAGTGGTCGGACCGCCATACCATGATCGAGGTTTCGGGACTGGACCGTCCCGGCCTGCTGTTCCAGCTCACCGCGGCGATCTCGAAGCTCAACCTCAACATCGCGTCCGCCCACGTGGCGACATTCGGCGAGCGTGCGCGCGACGTGTTCTACGTCACCGACCTGCTCGGCGCCCGGATCACCGCCCCGACGCGGCAGGCCGCGATTAAGCGCGCGCTGGTCCATCTGCTCGCCAACGGCGGTGCGGCGGAACAATCTGTCGTCTGA
- a CDS encoding Hsp33 family molecular chaperone produces the protein MTSQMSDPAISLETPVRAPSSVPVDDAVIPFEVSALDLRGRLTRLGPALDELLVRHDYPAPVAKLLGEAVVLTTLLGSSLKFDGRFILQTQTDGPVSFLIVDFRAPARLRAYARFDQTRLGDAPDSGALLGRGHLAMTIDQGPDMSRYQGLVALEGGSLEDAAHEYFLRSEQIPTRVRLAVGEEWRRDGDGPKRGWRGGGMLLQFLPKAPERARQADLDPGDAPDGSAVHTAAEDDAWVEGQSLIGTVEDIELIDPDLSGERLLYRLFHERGVRVFPPQALHAQCSCSRDAVEAMLKSFAPQDRSGMVKDGKVAVTCEFCSSVYEFTPQEAGVE, from the coding sequence ATGACCTCACAAATGTCCGACCCCGCCATTTCGCTTGAAACCCCCGTGCGCGCGCCTTCGTCTGTTCCGGTCGATGACGCCGTGATTCCGTTCGAGGTGAGCGCGCTCGATCTGCGCGGCCGGCTGACCCGGCTCGGGCCGGCGCTCGACGAACTTTTGGTCCGGCATGACTATCCCGCGCCGGTCGCCAAGCTGCTCGGCGAGGCGGTGGTGCTGACAACGCTGCTCGGCTCCTCGCTCAAGTTCGACGGCCGCTTCATCCTGCAAACCCAGACCGACGGACCGGTGTCGTTCCTGATCGTCGACTTTCGGGCGCCGGCAAGGCTGCGGGCCTATGCCCGTTTCGACCAGACACGACTCGGCGATGCGCCGGATTCGGGCGCGCTGCTCGGCCGCGGCCATCTCGCCATGACCATCGATCAGGGCCCGGACATGAGCCGCTATCAGGGCCTGGTGGCGCTGGAGGGCGGCAGCCTCGAAGATGCGGCGCATGAATATTTCCTGCGCTCGGAACAGATTCCGACGCGGGTCCGGCTCGCGGTCGGCGAGGAGTGGCGCAGGGACGGCGATGGACCGAAGCGCGGCTGGCGCGGCGGCGGCATGTTGCTGCAATTCCTGCCCAAGGCGCCGGAGCGCGCGCGTCAGGCCGATCTCGATCCCGGCGACGCTCCGGACGGCAGCGCCGTGCATACGGCGGCGGAGGACGATGCCTGGGTCGAGGGCCAGTCGCTGATCGGCACCGTCGAGGACATCGAACTGATCGACCCCGATTTGTCCGGAGAACGCCTGCTGTACCGGCTGTTCCATGAGCGTGGCGTCAGGGTGTTTCCACCGCAGGCGCTGCACGCGCAATGTTCATGCTCGCGCGACGCGGTGGAGGCGATGCTGAAGAGCTTCGCGCCGCAGGACCGCTCCGGGATGGTGAAGGACGGCAAGGTCGCCGTGACCTGCGAGTTCTGCAGTTCGGTGTACGAATTCACGCCGCAGGAAGCCGGCGTGGAATAG
- the apaG gene encoding Co2+/Mg2+ efflux protein ApaG gives MYRAVTRQIEVTVEPNFMPERSSAERGHFFWSYTVVITNAGPDTVQLRTRHWIITDASGRKQEVRGEGVVGEQPVLAPGERFEYTSGVPLPTATGFMSGCYQMISIRSGEPFEIDVPTFSLDSPDSKRVLN, from the coding sequence ATGTATCGTGCCGTTACCCGCCAGATCGAAGTCACCGTCGAGCCGAACTTCATGCCGGAGCGGTCGTCCGCCGAGCGAGGCCATTTTTTCTGGTCCTACACCGTGGTCATCACCAACGCCGGGCCGGATACCGTCCAGTTGCGCACCCGGCACTGGATCATCACCGATGCCTCGGGACGCAAGCAGGAAGTCCGCGGCGAGGGCGTGGTCGGCGAACAGCCGGTGCTCGCGCCCGGCGAGCGCTTCGAATACACCAGCGGCGTTCCTCTGCCGACCGCCACCGGGTTCATGAGCGGCTGCTACCAGATGATCTCGATCCGAAGCGGCGAGCCGTTCGAAATCGATGTTCCCACCTTCTCGCTCGACAGCCCCGACAGCAAGCGCGTGCTGAACTGA
- a CDS encoding OpgC family protein gives MSVANQVVGARAGAAADGVTRNAPDGSVPAAPLERELRLDLFRGLALWLIFIDHLPQHLLTWVTIRNYGFSDATEIFIFISGYTAALVYGRVMRERGFVVAAARILKRVWQIYVAHIFLFTIFLAEISYVASSFENPLYTEEMGILDFLKHPDITIVQALLLKFRPVNMDVLPLYIALMLFFSPMLALMQRRADLGLALSAGLYALTWWFDLALPAYPNGVWFFNPFAWQLMFVFGAWCALGGAKRMSRILSSPVTLWICAAYLLFAFYTTLTWHVPQLHHLMPGIVEQWMYPIDKTNLDVLRIAHFLALAALTVRFVPRDWPGLTSPWLRPLVLCGQHSLEIFCIGVFLAFAGQFILAEASGGAGLHFVISLCGILIMSGAAWVFSWYKKVAGKGGSRTKSADGDADLAGGGA, from the coding sequence ATGTCCGTTGCCAATCAGGTTGTCGGAGCCCGCGCCGGGGCGGCGGCAGATGGCGTCACGCGCAATGCGCCGGACGGTTCGGTTCCGGCCGCACCCCTCGAACGCGAGCTACGGCTCGACCTGTTCCGCGGGCTGGCGCTGTGGCTGATCTTCATCGACCATCTGCCGCAGCACCTTCTGACCTGGGTCACCATCCGCAATTACGGCTTCAGCGACGCCACCGAGATTTTCATCTTCATCTCGGGCTATACGGCCGCCCTCGTCTACGGCCGCGTGATGCGGGAGCGCGGATTCGTCGTCGCCGCCGCGCGCATTCTCAAGCGCGTCTGGCAGATCTACGTGGCGCATATCTTTCTGTTCACGATCTTTCTCGCGGAAATTTCCTACGTCGCGAGCAGCTTCGAGAATCCGCTTTACACCGAGGAAATGGGCATTCTCGATTTCCTCAAGCATCCCGATATCACGATCGTGCAGGCGCTGCTGCTGAAATTCCGGCCCGTCAACATGGACGTGCTGCCGCTCTACATCGCACTGATGCTGTTTTTTTCGCCGATGCTGGCACTGATGCAGCGCAGGGCCGATCTTGGGCTGGCGCTGTCGGCGGGTCTTTATGCCCTCACCTGGTGGTTCGATCTGGCGCTGCCAGCCTATCCCAACGGGGTCTGGTTCTTCAATCCGTTCGCCTGGCAACTGATGTTCGTGTTCGGCGCGTGGTGCGCGCTCGGAGGCGCGAAGCGCATGTCGCGCATCCTGTCGTCGCCGGTCACGCTGTGGATTTGCGCCGCCTATCTGCTGTTCGCCTTCTACACGACGCTGACCTGGCATGTGCCGCAGCTCCACCATTTGATGCCGGGCATCGTCGAGCAGTGGATGTATCCGATCGACAAGACCAATCTCGACGTGCTGCGCATCGCCCATTTCCTGGCGCTGGCCGCGCTGACCGTCCGCTTCGTGCCCAGGGACTGGCCGGGGCTGACCTCGCCGTGGCTGCGGCCGCTGGTCCTGTGCGGCCAGCATTCGCTGGAGATTTTCTGCATCGGCGTCTTCCTGGCCTTTGCCGGACAGTTCATTCTGGCCGAGGCGTCCGGCGGCGCCGGGCTTCATTTCGTCATCAGTCTTTGCGGAATTCTCATCATGTCCGGCGCCGCATGGGTATTTTCGTGGTACAAAAAGGTTGCAGGCAAGGGCGGAAGTCGTACCAAATCCGCCGACGGCGACGCGGATCTTGCGGGAGGAGGAGCATGA
- a CDS encoding GDSL-type esterase/lipase family protein has protein sequence MRAGWTSVLLVLAGLTASAFARADDPPKSCDVPAYLLTSESPLSRVASAVKAGGPLDILVVGSRSSTIAGAEGDAYPARLQAALREKLPGITVNVSVELAPRKTAGDIAPGLGKLAQAKKPTLVVWQTGTVDAIRSVDDDTFHDTIDQGVTALQNAGTDVVLMNMQYSPRTETMVSPTSYIDNMRVVAQQHDVPLFDRFAIMNHWNESGEFDLFSPVRGADLAKRVHNCLGRALSTFVIDTAHINPAELGTRR, from the coding sequence ATGAGGGCCGGCTGGACGTCGGTCTTGCTGGTGCTGGCCGGTCTGACGGCCAGTGCTTTCGCGCGCGCCGACGATCCGCCCAAGAGCTGCGACGTTCCGGCCTATCTGCTGACCAGCGAGAGCCCGCTGTCCCGGGTCGCCTCGGCGGTCAAGGCCGGCGGCCCGCTCGATATCCTGGTTGTGGGCAGCCGTTCCTCAACCATCGCCGGGGCGGAGGGCGACGCCTATCCGGCGAGATTGCAGGCCGCACTTCGCGAGAAATTGCCGGGCATCACCGTGAACGTGTCGGTGGAACTGGCGCCCCGGAAGACCGCGGGGGATATCGCGCCCGGCCTCGGCAAGCTCGCGCAGGCAAAAAAACCGACCCTGGTGGTGTGGCAGACCGGCACCGTCGATGCTATCCGCTCCGTCGATGACGACACCTTTCACGATACCATCGACCAGGGCGTAACTGCATTGCAAAATGCCGGGACTGACGTTGTCCTGATGAATATGCAATACAGCCCGCGTACGGAAACCATGGTTTCACCGACCTCCTATATCGACAACATGCGGGTGGTGGCGCAGCAGCACGACGTTCCGCTGTTCGACCGGTTTGCGATCATGAACCACTGGAATGAAAGCGGCGAATTCGATTTGTTCAGTCCGGTGCGCGGTGCCGATCTGGCCAAACGCGTTCACAATTGTCTCGGCCGCGCCTTGTCCACATTCGTGATCGATACCGCTCATATCAATCCTGCCGAACTCGGGACCCGGCGCTAA